From Rhineura floridana isolate rRhiFlo1 chromosome 12, rRhiFlo1.hap2, whole genome shotgun sequence:
AAAAATCCGTATTAGGGGTTTGCTTGACCTTTATTAAGCGAACCAAAATGACACAGAAgggtgcaagctttcaagttcctgTTTGTTGTAGCCCaacagaactcaaaagcttgcacactctTTTCTGGCATTTTGGTTGGTTCAATAAAGGAATTGCTCCAACATGGATTATCACATTTTTGTTGTTGGAATTTCCTGGAGACAAGAAGTCTTACCACCAAGAAGTTTTACCTATCAGGGGTGAGATTTAGACTCCCTTGGCACTCAGTTAAAGAGATCTTTGCTGTATTTTGAGTGATTGAATTGCCATTTGAGAAAACAGTTCAAGggaaatttttttttagtttttttacaCATAGGTGATGGGTGCTGTAGTGCAGCAGCAACAACTAGAGGGCCTCAGGTTAGCCATCCCCAGACAAGCGGGAGGCCACGACAAAGCTTGTGCCTCTCGGACAAGACAGTGCAGAGGAGCAACCAAGGATGCAACCTCCCAGCTCTGAGATTCACACAGGTTGAGAGTTTGCTCTTTGGAGAGAATTCATCCAAGACATGCACAGGGTgatgtttggggtgggggtgaggagagacagagacaggCACATGATCAAAGACAGGAAGGCTTGCTCGTCAGCCTCCAGAGGCCGGGGGGGAGGCAGCACTAGctacacaagctgcagttttccACTTGCAGCAGGGCCCAAATGAAGACATCACGCACCTGCCCAACCGCGTATAAGCAGTCTGTGGGACTGAGAACCTGGAGGAAAGCAGAAGAAGGGTCAGTGAGGAAGCCGCTGTGCCcgactgcccctcccccagagaCCAAAGGAGGAGTCTGACAAAGCGCCAGGCGAAGCCCCGCTTCCACCGGGGGCTTGGGCGGGGCCAAGGGAGAGGGACACCGGGAGGAGGCTCCCTGGGCACCATGCAGACAGGAGACGCTCCAGCCCAGCCCCTCACCTGGCCAATGCGGCTGTCCCAGCCCATCCGCCTCAGGCCAGCAGCAGCCAGGACAATGGCGCTGAAGTCCTCCTCCTCGTCCAGCTTCTTCAAGCGGGTGTTCAGGTTGCCCCTCTGCAGGAAGGATTAAGGGGAAACCAGAGGCTCCTGGCTGGATGGCCCCTGGCCTGCACTTCCACACCTGGCCAGTAGGACGTTCTGGTGCCCCAAGAACCCAACCCAGCTTCCAAGTGGGGGACCCACAGGCCTCATGTCCCATGGAGAAAAGCACCAGCAGTTCTCCAGCTCCAACCCCTCTCTGCAGGGAAGGGAGAAGGCTGAAGAGCTGAGCCGATCTGCCAGGTCATCGGGCAACATCTCGACACAGTGCCTGGCTCAAACCTGCACTCAAAGCCACACCAGAGACTTGTGAGGTATCCTTGACCCAGCTGTGTTCTCCCAGACTGTTTCCCCCCCAACCGACGGAAACGACAGACCTCTACCTCGCAGGGGTGTGGCAAGAACTGCATATTCAAAGTAGTGAATAAATTATCCTCCTCCTGCCAGGAAGTTCATCCACCCTCTCCTCCAAGGTGTCTGCTGACGTAGTCCTTTTCACAGGGTGTGGCAAGAGAAGGGCATGTAAGTGGGGTTGCAGCTGTGGTAGTGGTAGCACTAGCGGTGGTGCACATGGATGTCCATGTTACAAAAGGACAGTCAGTCCCAGGCATTGCCAGATCACGAAAGGATACAATATCCCTGAATTGCAGCTGTGGGAACTTTCTCTTCAGCTGAGCCGTCCGGCGAAGAGAGCTCGTCCCGATCACACTGTCGGAGAGGCAGAAGGAAAGCAGAATGAACGGAGCGCCTGGACTGCGCAGAGCTTCTCGCCCCAGCCAAGCCCGGAACAGTCCCCAGGCCCCTCCTGCCTAGAAAGGTCTGCTTGCCTTCACCTGATGTCCCATGGGAGAGCCTCCAATGCCGTCAACTCTGACCACAAGGGGCTGGTCAAGGCCGTGGGCTGCACCCTTTCCCAGCACTGATACCCAAGGCAGAGTTTGAAGCTGGGGCCTTCTTGGACCAAATTTGGCTTTCCCTTCCTGTACCTCAGATGGAACCTGAAGAGCAACTGAAACTCACCTCTTCTCGGGGAGAGTGTGGAGGGTCTTGCCAGCGTGCTTGGGGTGAAAGACGACAGCATCGTTTGGATTTTCTCTCCTGCAAGAGGCAGGCAGGGTTGCCTTTCAGGGTGCAGGTCTGCTAAGCTACCACAGAGCTGCCTCTGACGTTCTTGCAAAGGGGGAGACAGAGGCTCTGTGGCCCAGGCCCTTCTAGGGTCACAGCAGAGGCCTCCGCTTGCACTGAGTAAGAGAGTCACTGGCCATCTGATGCTCTGGCTCGACATGACATGCCAAGCAGCCCAAGCTGAGTATGCCTACTTTAGCAGGGCCCAGTCGCTAGGGCAAagggaggatggatggatggtcagTGCCACCCGACGGGCCCAGAGCCACAGCACTGGCCAGGCAGAAGCAGGCAGAGGAGCCCAAACTCACTTGCAAATGGCACCAATGGTGAAGCCAGGCGGGAGGGATGTAGGCAGGTCCTTCAGGGAGTGAACCACCAAGTCAACCctgaaatcagaggagcagagcaGCTAGCTGGTGATGGGTGTGCCAACCTGGCAGGTCCAGGACAGTGTAAgggcaaggagagagagagattctgagCACCAGGCCTCAGCTCAGATtcctgctcagctatgaagctttgCTGGGTGGCCATGCCAGTCTCAACGTGGCAAAAGTCAGATCCTGGCCTCTCAGAAAAGAGCAAGGAAAACACCCATTATTTTACAGTAGGGCAAAACTGGGGCAACCAGGTTCTCTTTCCAGCTCTGCTCTATgcctgctctccccctccccaaaattacTTGGCTCCCCACCTGGAAAGCTGTGGCAGAGAAAAGCGTTCCACTCAAGATGGGCCTTCCTGGCTCTGCAGGCACCCACCGCCTTCCAGGAGAGCAAGAGCACAAGTGCCAAGGACACCCCCAGACAGTCTTGGCCTTTATGCTGGTTCTGCCAAGGAGGGTTTTGTGGAAGGAGACTGGCTGCCCCCTGCATCTCCCAGCCAAACAGCACTTACTCAttcctttccagtgcattttccagcTCCTTGGTAAAGAGGCTTTTCTCACCAATCTAAAATTGGGAAAGAGGGTGTTATAGGGAAAGTAGGCTGCATTTCCTGCCCTCCGCCGTGTTGCGAGTCCAGGGAGGAAGAGACCGCTTACCTTGGACAGAGCCGTGTCCAGGATCTTGTCTCCTGTGGTTGACAAGGCAACTATTCAGAGAGAGGCATAGAAGATTGGTGGGATTGCACAGATCCAGCACCAGCAGGACACAAACCACACCAAGGGGAGCAACTGCTTTACTTTTGAAACCATTAGTAGGGCAGCAAAGTAAAATGCCGCAGGAACCCAACCTCTCCCTGTGCCAGGCAAGAGCAGCTCGGCAACTTCTTTGTGTAGCTATCTAGCCCACCAAATTGCTCTCACCTCTGCTTGCTTTCTCCCCAACCTCTGTGTGGTGCACACCCCAGTCCCAGGCTTCCTGCCCCACACACTCACCAATCTCAAAGCAGAGGTGTGGATTGCGCTCCTTCAGCATCTGCACCACACTGTCCGTTTGGATCCGGGCCAGCTGCAATTTCAAGCAAGAGAAGGGCGGCAGAGACAGTCAGACAGTGCCAGAGTGTCCCGCCTCTAGCCTAAGACCATTTCCGTTTCAGAAACAGGACACCTGATGCACCTGCTGTTGGAGGGGCACATTTGTGCAGAATGTTGCACTGATGTGCTGCTCCCATAAGAGCCTAGGCAGGACGGATACACTCCCTTCCTCtttggaggcaggatgcccctaaataccagttgctgggagtcgcaggtggggagagtgctgctcttgcactctggtctGCTTGTGGGCGTCCCGTTGggacatccggttggccactgtaagaagaggGCGTTGGACTATGataggccccctttggcctgatccagctgtagggctcttcttaggccTTGAGAGGAGGAAAGCAGACCCACTTGCAACAATCAGGGCGGGACGAGATGGCGGTGCCTCTAGGAGAAAGGAGGTTCCCACCACTGCTGTctgcctccccctcttcctctttctttctcccaCAGACACCCCCGTTCTGCTTAGGAAAGGCATGATGTGGGATCATTCCTGAGCCGCCACCAGCCTCAACAACAGGAGGCAGATGGAGATTAGCTCTCAACCACAAGGGCAAGGCATTATCTTCCTTTGCAAGTCTGACCCTCCCACGCGCAGGTCTTTGGGTGTATCCTTTTGCTCCAGCTGGTGCGGCACATGGGGAAAACTTTGCTCCTTACAACACCTCCCTGTAAAATGATGGTCAGTTATTTCCAATTTAAAGATGGGGAACTGCGGCTTGCCTAAGGCTGCCTGAGCAAGTCAGCTGCAGAGGTATGACTTAATTATAGTGGATTCCAGGAACTAGGACTGAAAGCTTTTGAAATATTTCATCAGTGAGCAGGTAAAAGGTGGCAAAGTTGACAAATACTCAAGACAGTTCAGTCAACAGCTTGGCATGACGCAACTGCCTTTATATCTGCACTTATAAACTTAATCCAGTGGCTGAAAGTGAATTACAGCAATGATACAAAGCCAGCAAATGTAATACTCAAAAGTGTAGATGGGTGCAGGTTTGGGGGAATGGCCCCTGTCATAACAGCCCAAGATGAATTTGGAATTTGGTATTAccgggtggtggtgatggttggaATGGCTCAGAAAACACATGCATTCCTGTACAGCAGCCATCAAGAGCTTGTATGCCATCCAGTCTAACCCTTGCTTAATGCAGGGAACCCAGACTGCAGCATCCCCAAGAATGACTGTCCAGCCTCTGCCTGAAGAGTGCCAGAGAGGTAACACAGGActctgccttgtaccaagtcaggccattgctccGTCCAGCtgagtattgtcagcactgaccgGCAAGGACTAGTTGCAGATGCCCAGGACTGAACTTGGcatctttaccactgagctatggaacaGCCCACTATGACCCCCCCCCGGCCATGGGCTTCAGTGTTGCATTTGCTCCTGCCATTAAGTTGCTTCTCCAAATGTCCAGCTGAGATCTACCCTCCTGTGGCTTACGTACCATTAGATCTACTCCTGCCCTCTGAGACAGCAGAGGACACATCGCTGGCTGCAATTCAGAGGAGAAGAGTGACAACGGTCAGTGCCATGGAAAGCAAGTCCTGGATCTGCGCATGCTCTAGACGATGGAGATGGGACATGATAGAACATAAAGAAGGGGactcctacccagagtagacccactgaaatctagTTACAGCcatggatttcaatgggtctgctctgagtaggattaacactGGATACGACCCTTTGTCCTCTTCTCTGCAACAGCCTTTCAGGCTATCATGTCCCATCTCCATCTTCTAGAGCATACACAGTTCCAGGACTTGGCACTGACCACTGTcactctcctcctctgaattCCAGCCTGTTTACTGGGAAAAGGATAGAAAACGCCACACTAGGCCTACCCAAATCCATGGTAAATCCACACACATCATGTtctgtgcccaccttgcccaggaaaggCAGAGAGAACAGCAGGCAGGAGGCTGCATTTGCATGGAAGTTAGAAGAACCTTACCTGGCTCTTCCTGGTTCCCACACGGATAGTCTGGTTTTTGAAGCCATTTTTATCCTGAGAAGAAATTGTCTCTAATTACTTTGAAAAGCAAGGTTCAGGCTGACAATTCCACAATCTCTCTGCAGAACCCTAAATCAAGAAGCAAACTTGCACCAAGCAACACTTTCCTCACAATGAGACTGGCTGAGGAAGGTGGGGGTGGGCTAGAGAGAGAG
This genomic window contains:
- the HMBS gene encoding porphobilinogen deaminase isoform X3; translation: MAEVVLQHSQDKNGFKNQTIRVGTRKSQLARIQTDSVVQMLKERNPHLCFEIGDKILDTALSKIGEKSLFTKELENALERNEVDLVVHSLKDLPTSLPPGFTIGAICKRENPNDAVVFHPKHAGKTLHTLPEKSVIGTSSLRRTAQLKRKFPQLQFRDIRGNLNTRLKKLDEEEDFSAIVLAAAGLRRMGWDSRIGQVLSPTDCLYAVGQGALAVEVRARDQEILNMVSVLHDGETVLCCIAERAFMKHLEGGCSVPIAVNTVLKDFQLYLTGAVYSLDGSESLQETMQASVNCFPQENEDGPSDDIQHVGITAKNVLPSAQVAAEKLGIELAELLLSKGAEHILSVARQLNNA
- the HMBS gene encoding porphobilinogen deaminase isoform X2 yields the protein MNRPPPDKNGFKNQTIRVGTRKSQLARIQTDSVVQMLKERNPHLCFEIVALSTTGDKILDTALSKIGEKSLFTKELENALERNEVDLVVHSLKDLPTSLPPGFTIGAICKRENPNDAVVFHPKHAGKTLHTLPEKSVIGTSSLRRTAQLKRKFPQLQFRDIRGNLNTRLKKLDEEEDFSAIVLAAAGLRRMGWDSRIGQVLSPTDCLYAVGQGALAVEVRARDQEILNMVSVLHDGETVLCCIAERAFMKHLEGGCSVPIAVNTVLKDFQLYLTGAVYSLDGSESLQETMQASVNCFPQENEDGPSDDIQHVGITAKNVLPSAQVAAEKLGIELAELLLSKGAEHILSVARQLNNA
- the HMBS gene encoding porphobilinogen deaminase isoform X1 produces the protein MAEVVLQHSQDKNGFKNQTIRVGTRKSQLARIQTDSVVQMLKERNPHLCFEIVALSTTGDKILDTALSKIGEKSLFTKELENALERNEVDLVVHSLKDLPTSLPPGFTIGAICKRENPNDAVVFHPKHAGKTLHTLPEKSVIGTSSLRRTAQLKRKFPQLQFRDIRGNLNTRLKKLDEEEDFSAIVLAAAGLRRMGWDSRIGQVLSPTDCLYAVGQGALAVEVRARDQEILNMVSVLHDGETVLCCIAERAFMKHLEGGCSVPIAVNTVLKDFQLYLTGAVYSLDGSESLQETMQASVNCFPQENEDGPSDDIQHVGITAKNVLPSAQVAAEKLGIELAELLLSKGAEHILSVARQLNNA